One genomic region from Osmerus mordax isolate fOsmMor3 chromosome 4, fOsmMor3.pri, whole genome shotgun sequence encodes:
- the pdp2 gene encoding pyruvate dehydrogenase [acetyl-transferring]-phosphatase 2, mitochondrial produces MSGHACARILHRTTRCTRTHSPLCHHYGHCLPTASWWPLAQTVCLSSRACSHVGRFGSHGSSPRSLAGFDFQTQRLLSTRQDMDFQHNRVQINSILRTNEQSVSVPEFDGRGLSAVRKFDSNQLPANTPNEDRRSTATCLQTKGMLFGVFDGHGGWACAQAVSERLLYYVAVAMMSQRSLEELERCVEQGRPLPPILQWYKHHSDYNYRESASLYVDHLRVFWQELLDSEEHGDGMSPPDALAYAFKRLDTDISLEAQVPLSSDLMRSTAIQVAFAGCTACVAHVGPEGIHVANAGDSRAVLGVQETDGSWSALPLSLDHNSQNQSEMKRIRAQHPPSERDTVVMDDRLLGVLMPLRAFGDVRFKWSRELQQSVLDSLESGVDLDSLNLYQYTPPNYLTPPYLDVAPELVYHKLRPQDRFLILGSDGLWDEMGNEEAVRLVGEHLSGIHLQAPVSASERQLNLGRMHELLQRRLARANPSPDPNAATHLIRHALGTGEYGELSQERLAAMLALPEDLARMYRDDITATVVYLNSDLIKTHRS; encoded by the exons ATGTCTGGTCATGCGTGTGCCCGCATCCTACACAGAACCACAAGATGCACACGGACACACTCTCCGCTG TGTCACCATTATGGCCACTGCTTGCCAACCGCATCTTGGTGGCCTTTAGCCCAGACTGTCTGCCTTTCCTCCAGGGCATGCTCTCATGTAGGACGCTTTGGCAGCCACGGTTCTAGTCCCAGGTCCCTGGCTGGCTTTGACTTTCAAACTCAAAGGCTCCTCTCAACACGGCAGGATATGGATTTCCAGCACAACCGGGTCCAGATTAACAGCATTTTAAGAACCAATGAGCAG TCTGTGAGTGTCCCTGAGTTTGATGGGAGGGGTCTTAGCGCTGTGAGGAAGTTTGACAGCAACCAGCTGCCAGCCAACACTCCCAACGAGGACCGCCGCAGCACTGCCACCTGCCTACAG actaaaGGAATGCTGTTTGGAGTGTTTGACGGCCACGGGGGCTGGGCCTGTGCCCAGGCGGTCAGCGAGCGGTTGCTGTACTACGTCGCTGTAGCCATGATGTCTCAACGTAGCCTCGAGGAACTGGAGAGGTGTGTCGAGCAGGGCCGGCCCCTGCCTCCCATCCTGCAGTGGTACAAACACCACAGCGACTACAACTACCGCGAGTCTGCCTCGCTCTACGTCGACCACCTCAGGGTCTTCTGGCAGGAGCTGCTGGACAGCGAGGAACACGGCGATGGCATGAG CCCCCCTGATGCCCTGGCCTATGCCTTCAAGCGCCTGGACACAGATATATCTCTGGAGGCCCAGGTCCCTTTATCCAGTGACCTCATGAGAAGCACAGCCATACAA gtAGCGTTTGCTGGCTGCACTGCGTGCGTTGCTCACGTGGGGCCTGAGGGCATCCATGTGGCCAATGCCGGGGATTCCCGGGCAGTGCTGGGGGTGCAGGAGACGGACGGGTCCTGGAGCGCACTGCCCCTATCTTTGGACCACAACTCCCAGAACCAGTCTGAGATGAAGCGGATCCGGGCCCAGCACCCCCCCTCAGAGAGGGACACGGTTGTCATGGACGACAGACTGCTGGGA GTCCTGATGCCCCTCCGTGCTTTTGGTGATGTCAGGTTTAAGTGGAGCCGTGAGCTGCAGCAGAGCGTTCTAGACAGCCTGGAGTCCGGAGTGGACCTGGACTCTCTCAACCTGTACCAGTACACCCCACCCAACTATCTTACCCCTCCGTACTTGGATGTTGCTCCTGAACTGGTCTATCACAAGCTGCGGCCTCAGGACCGCTTTTTGATCCTGGGCTCTGACGGGCTGTGGGATGAAATGGGAAACGAGGAGGCGGTCCGCCTGGTCGGGGAACACCTGAGTGGGATTCACCTACAG GCTCCAGTGTCTGCCAGTGAGAGGCAGCTGAACCTGGGCCGGATGCATGAGCTCCTGCAGAGACGGCTCGCTCGTGCCAACCCCTCTCCAGATCCCAACGCTGCCACACACCTCATCAGGCATGCCTTGGGTACGGGGGAGTACGGAGAGCTGAGCCAGGAGAGGCTGGCCGCCATGCTGGCTCTACCAGAGGACCTGGCACGCATGTACAGGGATGACATCACAGCCACTGTGGTGTACCTGAACTCTGACCTGATCAAGACTCACCGTAGCTAA
- the terb1 gene encoding telomere repeats-binding bouquet formation protein 1, protein MDVTSDVTSKSNHHATKTDLTLLLECLKYQMDCPDSQKQALLTIYSICQQREENVDLFRNMGGVVFVYNLSKSSTHCEVKETALFTLGMLAENNVYCKQALCRKETFSDLADCLTQDCLLTLKRVAVYLLSVLVANNRSGQTFAQSSGCLDILLDLFRTRFPLSSKASAKPANISQLHQLWKSVSSALCGCVNNPQNEESQMICVSAFPQIRVWLQQMALPRTELVQPICFFITMTVSNNNLAQESFSSMGGLETLTLTLIRVSSNATQSPLACELSCIMAKTLSACISDNPALASGLARHRVVEQLLPLLTSPNVDPREQLSVILALGHCTEACEEHQSQLVQCGGLSVIISVLTDAHNEEVRKAATFLLHTCKQATVSVRGPALGQAHGQARQGQAGQVNTPEDLEACWRSATEMLHKIKQFEREQAKRRYEEERETPDQQTLEKWLAEAIPSPLSPPLMSHPAPVPQWVGGAQGGEPGRGKRNHGERERGRPGERTPVPTAGERSDREGGGRERGGRERGGRRFEERREDMTPCRPMTERRGRPDLKEDQREGRQQRGDTEPNSGKRVRRQIFQAGVEPHEALSKERGRPPTHSHSSQRRENDSGLSVTSAQTEAGARAERPTERDTQSSTQSGRERGRGCERERLSSYLKPSAPHVRTHTPAEHYGMAEPTRTHATSAPTAHAAAGNLGQPPVDRDERCSVCRGTGTAVTSASPPLEGARKTDIDSMVFKLPLPAKPRAPPRPKNWIDNEDVLSLCSELLDSEIHKILETPEPAHKPSTHRCSGCVLRFSEVSSRTFPGLQRSCHHICDLHAALLEASDRHRQHRPHGLPKAGRQEHAPTPTAPPRRRDTLRYWEHCTDIRLTPIRIGGLQKSQSTQGGEHRAGRYSHVSLTPLKKPVPSDDKVAHMHAHTHTHSCSVVSTPDQKTHHGGDSAIDEQQTHLSMQECPMTKRERKNFSHEELCYLLSGVKKFGPSWNSILWAYPFHPGRNNVDLAMKYRRLQIRGQVQDVTYPRDPGATHS, encoded by the exons ATGGATGTCACCAGCGATGTCACCAGCAAAAGTAATCACCATG CCACCAAAACAGATCTGACTCTGTTGCTGGAATGTCTGAAGTATCAGATGGATTGCCCAGATTCACAGAAACAAGCTCTGCTCACTATCTACTCAATCTGTCAACAGAGAG AGGAGAATGTGGACCTGTTCAGAAACATGGGAGGAGTGGTGTTTGTGTACAACCTCTCCAAGTCCAGCACTCACTGTGAGGTCAAGGAGACAGCACTCTTTACTCTGGGGATGCTAGCAGAGAATaatg TGTACTGTAAACAAGCTCTGTGCAGAAAAGAGACTTTCTCAGACCTGGCTGACTGCCTGACACAGGACTGTCTCCTCACGCTGAAGAGAGTGGCTGTTTATCTACTCTCTGTACTGGTTGCCAACAACA GGTCAGGACAGACTTTCGCTCAGTCCAGCGGCTGTCTGgacattctgctggaccttttcAG GAcccgtttccctctctccagcaaGGCTTCAGCGAAGCCTGCCAACATCTCTCAGCTCCACCAGCTGTGgaagtctgtgtccagcgccctCTGTGGCTGTGTCAACAACCCCCAGAACG AGGAGAGTCAGATGATCTGTGTATCAGCATTTCCTCAGATCAGAGTCTGGCTGCAGCAGATGGCTCTCCCCCGCACTGAGTTGGTACAGCCCATCTGCTTTTTCATAACCATGACTGTCTCTAACAACA ATTTGGCTCAGGAGAGTTTTTCATCAATGGGCGGTCTGGAAACTCTGACTCTCACACTGATTCGAGTATCCTCTAATGCAACCCAAAGCCCACTTGCCTGTGAGCTGTCCTGTATAATGGCCAAGACCCTGTCAGCCTGTATAAGTGACAACC CCGCCCTGGCTTCCGGCTTAGCTCGGCACCGTGTGGTGgaacagctcctccccctgttgACCAGCCCCAACGTGGACCCCAGAGAGCAGCTGTCTGTCATCCTCGCCCTGGGACACTGCACTGAAGCCTGTG AGGAGCACCAGTCTCAGCTGGTGCAGTGTGGGGGGCTGTCTGTCATCATCTCCGTGCTCACCGACGCTCACAACGAGGAAGTGAGGAAAGCTGCCACCTTCCTGCTGCACACCTGCAAACAAGCCa CAGTTTCCGTCAGAGGCCCTGCCCTGGGGCAAGCTCATGGCCAGGCTAGGCAGGGCCAGGCTGGGCAAGTGAACACCCCTGAGGACCTGGAGGCCTGCTGGAGGTCAGCCACAGAGATGCTGCACAAAATCAAGCAGTTCGAGAGAGAGCAGGCCAAG AGGAGgtatgaggaagagagggagaccccGGACCAGCAGACCCTCGAAAAATGGTTGGCGGAGGCTATAccttcacccctctcccctcccttaatGTCCCACCCTGCCCCCGTGCCTCAGTGGGTGGGGGGAGCCCAAGGGGGGGAGCCAGGAAGGGGAAAGAGGAACCACGGAGAGAGGGAACGGGGGAGGCCTGGCGAGCGGACTCCCGTCCCGACCGCTGGCGAGCGGAGtgacagggaaggaggagggagagagagaggagggagagagagaggagggaggaggtttgaggagaggagggaggacatgaCTCCCTGTAGGCCCatgacggagaggagaggaaggccgGATCTAAAAGAAGACCAGCGAGAGGGGAGACAACAGCGTGGAGACACAGAACCCAACTCTGGG AAGCGGGTCAGGAGGCAGATTTTCCAGGCCGGGGTGGAACCACATGAAGCCCTCAGCAAGGAGCGAGGGAGgccacctacacactcacactcgagCCAAAGGAGAGAAAACGACTCTGGGCTCTCCGTCACATCCGCTCAGACAGAGGCCGGGGCACGGGCGGAGAGGCCCACGGAGcgagacacacagagcagcacgcagagcgggagggagaggggccgaggctgtgagagggagaggctgagcTCGTACCTCAAACCCTCAGCTCCTCACGTGCGCACGCACACCCCGGCGGAGCATTATGGGATGGCTGAGCCGACGCGTACACATGCCACGTCAGCCCCCACTGCCCACGCCGCAGCTGGTAACCTAGGGCAACCTCCTGTGGACAGGGACGAGCGCTGCTCCGTCTGCAGGGGGACGGGAACAGCCGTCACCTCCGCCTCCCCGCCACTGGAGGGAGCCAGAAAAACAGACATCGACAG CATGGTGTTCAAGCTGCCACTCCCCGCTAAGCCCAGGGCACCTCCTCGCCCCAAGAACTGGATCGACAACGAAG ATGTTCTGTCCTTGTGTTCAGAGCTGCTGGACAGTGAGATCCATAAGATCCTGGAGACCCCAGAGCCCGCACACAAGCCCTCGACACATCGCTGCTCAG GCTGTGTGCTGAGGTTCTCTGAGGTGAGCAGTAGGACGTTCCCTGGCCTCCAGCGCTCCTGTCACCACATCTGTGACCTGCACGCAGCCCTGCTGGAGGCTAGCGACAGGCACCGACAGCACCGCCCCCACGGCCTTcccaaggcaggcaggcaggaacacGCACCCACACCCACTGCACCACCAAGACGGAGAGACACACTCCGCTACTGGGAACACTGCACAG ACATCCGCCTGACCCCCATCCGGATAGGTGGCCTGCAGAAGAGCCAGTCCACCCAGGGAGGAGAGCACAGGGCTGGACGCTACAGCC ACGTCAGTCTCACTCCGTTGAAGAAGCCTGTTCCCTCTGATG ACAAAGTGgcccacatgcatgcacacacacacacacactcatgttctGTGGTGTCCACACCAGACCAGAAGACACATCATGGTGGAGACAGTGCCATTGATGAACAGCAGACCCATCTGTCTATGCAAGAATGCCCTATGAct aagagagaaaggaagaactTCTCCCATGAAGAGTTGTGTTATCTGCTATCAGGAGTCAAGAAGTTTGGTCCTTCCTGGAATTCCATTTTGTGGGCATATCCCTTCCATCCTGGACGCAACAATGTGGACCTGGCCATGAAATACAGACGCCTACAGATA AGAGGTCAGGTGCAGGATGTGACCTACCCACGAGATCCTGGAGCAACACATTCATAA
- the LOC136942608 gene encoding protein TsetseEP-like, giving the protein MGNRFSRRRDGPANGAEAPAAEEKAADEPVATPQAEAAPVSQEVQEAGKPATPIEEPVAAAIAEPVVESVPEPVAKAEPEPKLPEPEAPVASAPLVDLTPEPVAKVEAELVEEPAPPPPTQPEPEPLVSLSKVPEPVAEPVPEPVAEPEPVPQPVAEPVPEPVAEPEPVPEPVAEPLPEPVAEPEPLPEPVAEPEPLPEPVAEPVLVSVPVPEAVPELLTQELLPEPVLSEPLFSSDPLVDLAVPEITPQLLDASPSPTSDHAHSPEPAYPDVPTDLPGEEECLDSIEAAVNSVPVPEDPKESWESLEKPLEQECVGGAENVEQLLFDINTDVGDSGLLKHLDVTGNDLVNDLLANDIGIPDDIPIADGSPSNELM; this is encoded by the coding sequence ATGGGAAACAGGTTCAGCAGGAGACGGGACGGCCCGGCTAATGGAGCCGAGGCCCCAGCAGCAGAGGAGAAGGCTGCAGATGAGCCAGTGGCCACCCCCCAGGCAGAGGCGGCCCCAGTGAGTCAGGAGGTCCAGGAGGCCGGGAAACCGGCAACCCCCATTGAGGAGCCAGTGGCGGCAGCCATTGCCGAACCTGTAGTCGAATCAGTACCAGAGCCAGTCGCAAAGGCGGAGCCTGAGCCCAAGTTGCCTGAGCCAGAGGCCCCAGTTGCTTCAGCCCCACTGGTAGATCTCACCCCGGAGCCAGTGGCAAAGGTCGAGGCTGAGCTAGTGGAAGaacctgcccctccacccccaacccaGCCAGAACCAGAACCCCTGGTCTCACTCAGCAAGGTTCCCGAACCTGTTGCAGAACCAGTCCCAGAGCCTGttgcagaaccagaaccagtccCACAGCCTGTTGCAGAACCAGTCCCAGAACCTGttgcagaaccagaaccagtccCAGAGCCTGTTGCAGAACCACTCCCAGAGCCTGTCGCAGAACCAGAGCCACTCCCAGAGCCTGTCGCAGAACCAGAACCACTCCCAGAGCCTGTCGCAGAGCCAGTCCTAGTGTCTGTTCCAGTGCCAGAAGCAGTTCCAGAGCTCCTCACCCAGGAGCTTCTCCCTGAGCCAGTCCTGTCAgagcctctcttctcctcagacCCCTTGGTAGACCTGGCAGTCCCAGAGATCACTCCACAGCTGCTCGATGcttctccctccccaacctcaGACCACGCCCACAGCCCAGAGCCAGCCTATCCTGATGTGCCCACAGATCTCCCGGGGGAAGAGGAATGCCTCGACAGCATTGAGGCTGCAGTGAATTCCGTTCCTGTCCCTGAAGATCCTAAGGAATCCTGGGAATCTCTGGAGAAGCCACTTGAGCAGGAGTGTGTCGGCGGagctgagaatgtggagcagcTCCTGTTTGATATCAACACCGACGTTGGTGACAGCGGACTCCTAAAGCACTTAGACGTGACAGGAAATGATCTTGTCAATGACCTCCTGGCCAACGACATCGGAATCCCAGACGACATTCCCATCGCTGACGGCAGCCCCTCCAATGAGCTGATGTGA